One segment of Radiobacillus kanasensis DNA contains the following:
- a CDS encoding MgtC/SapB family protein yields the protein MEYLLHSNFLPMISKILIALTLSGAIGFERELKNQSAGFRTHILVGVGSCLMMLLSLYGFENFMDNSEKVRFGPARIPSYVISGIGFLGAGTIIVNGMNIRGLTTAASIWTVAGIGLVVGAGMYDIALFTTIIILLSLIFLNKFEKFFLKRKESQILQLVTDTNWSFVDLENALKEVKVTTRKLEWSRDKQNRLIVEMEIVWKKSFSKHKLYDILVGLEGIQEVRESYDFH from the coding sequence ATGGAGTATTTGTTACATTCCAATTTTCTTCCGATGATCAGCAAAATACTAATTGCACTAACCCTATCGGGGGCTATTGGATTTGAACGCGAATTAAAAAACCAGTCGGCAGGGTTTCGAACACACATATTAGTTGGTGTCGGTTCCTGTTTGATGATGTTATTGTCTTTATACGGATTTGAAAATTTTATGGATAATAGTGAGAAAGTGAGATTTGGTCCGGCTAGAATTCCTTCTTATGTAATTAGTGGTATCGGTTTTCTTGGTGCAGGAACTATTATTGTGAATGGAATGAATATAAGAGGCCTAACAACTGCTGCTTCTATCTGGACAGTAGCGGGTATAGGCTTAGTGGTTGGAGCTGGTATGTACGATATAGCTTTGTTCACAACAATTATTATTTTGTTAAGTCTAATTTTTTTAAACAAGTTTGAAAAGTTCTTTCTTAAAAGGAAAGAAAGTCAAATCCTTCAACTGGTCACAGATACAAATTGGAGCTTTGTAGATTTGGAAAATGCTTTAAAAGAGGTAAAGGTAACAACGAGAAAATTAGAATGGAGTCGAGATAAACAAAATCGTTTAATTGTTGAAATGGAAATTGTATGGAAGAAATCTTTTAGCAAACACAAGTTATATGACATATTAGTGGGTTTAGAGGGAATTCAAGAAGTCAGAGAATCCTACGATTTTCATTAA
- a CDS encoding CtsR family transcriptional regulator, which translates to MSNISDIIEQYLKQILKTNDKNTVEIKRSEIADRFQCVPSQINYVINTRFTVERGYMVESKRGGGGYIRIIRIKHEDKAKLIDEIIGMINPQVTQQAAVDILERMYEEELITKREAKIMVSAISRDTLVFPLPVRDEIRSRILTAMLSTLKY; encoded by the coding sequence ATGAGTAACATTTCAGATATCATTGAGCAGTACTTAAAACAAATCTTAAAAACAAATGACAAAAATACCGTAGAAATTAAGCGAAGTGAAATTGCTGACCGTTTCCAATGTGTCCCTTCTCAAATTAATTATGTGATTAACACACGATTTACAGTCGAAAGAGGATATATGGTGGAAAGCAAGCGTGGTGGCGGTGGCTATATCCGAATTATACGAATTAAACATGAGGATAAAGCGAAGCTCATTGATGAAATTATAGGGATGATTAATCCTCAGGTTACGCAGCAAGCAGCAGTAGATATTTTGGAAAGAATGTATGAGGAAGAACTGATTACCAAAAGAGAAGCAAAGATTATGGTCAGTGCGATTAGTCGAGATACGTTGGTATTTCCGTTACCTGTTCGTGATGAAATTCGCTCCAGGATATTAACCGCTATGCTTTCGACATTGAAATATTAA
- a CDS encoding UvrB/UvrC motif-containing protein — translation MECQECHERQASLKFTKIVNGNKTEIRVCEQCAKEKGYISFEEEAYTLHDLLSGLFNFDSKTLSEQKKAAYPDPGLTCPKCGMSYQEFARIGKFGCASCYETFSDRLNPILRRVHSGNSEHKGKVPSRIGIDIKHKQQIQTYKEKLRTLIDAEEFEQAAQVRDQIKALEKSKSAGEDES, via the coding sequence TTGGAATGTCAGGAGTGTCATGAGCGTCAGGCTAGTTTGAAGTTCACAAAAATCGTGAATGGGAATAAAACAGAAATCAGAGTTTGCGAACAATGCGCAAAAGAGAAAGGATATATTTCTTTTGAAGAAGAAGCGTACACCCTTCATGATTTACTATCTGGTCTTTTTAATTTTGATTCAAAAACGTTAAGTGAGCAGAAAAAAGCGGCTTATCCAGATCCAGGATTAACGTGCCCGAAATGTGGAATGTCCTATCAGGAATTTGCAAGAATCGGAAAGTTTGGATGCGCTAGTTGTTATGAGACATTCTCAGACCGCCTGAACCCTATATTAAGAAGGGTACATAGCGGAAACTCGGAGCACAAGGGAAAAGTTCCTAGTCGAATCGGAATAGATATTAAACACAAACAACAGATTCAAACATACAAGGAAAAGCTCAGAACCCTTATTGATGCAGAAGAATTTGAGCAAGCTGCACAGGTTCGAGATCAAATAAAAGCGTTAGAGAAAAGTAAAAGTGCTGGGGAGGATGAGTCCTAA
- a CDS encoding protein arginine kinase: MSFQQFINEAISPWMKEDGPDCDIVMSSRIRLARNFDNIAFPIIADRENLSEVLSFFEEQYNQQTFQAYEDLELIKMKDLKPIEKRVLVEKHLISPYLAGASEESGALISKNEQVSIMVNEEDHIRIQLYFPGFQLEKALQKAFELDDWLEEKVDYAFDENRGYLTSCPTNVGTGMRASVMMHLPALAITQKINRMMPAINQLGLVVRGIYGEGSEALGNIFQISNQITLGKSELDIVQDLQSVVEKLIVQEREARSRLLDENGIQLENRIFRSYGVLEHSRIIESKEAASCLSDVRLGIDVGYIENISNTILNELMILTQPGFLQQYAGKTLSAQERDILRASLIRQRFKLEN; the protein is encoded by the coding sequence ATGTCTTTCCAACAGTTTATAAATGAAGCGATAAGTCCTTGGATGAAGGAAGATGGACCGGATTGCGATATTGTAATGAGTAGTAGAATCCGTTTAGCGCGAAACTTCGATAACATTGCATTCCCTATTATCGCTGACCGTGAAAATTTATCCGAGGTCCTTTCCTTTTTTGAAGAGCAATATAATCAGCAAACATTCCAAGCTTATGAAGACTTAGAATTAATCAAAATGAAGGACTTAAAGCCGATTGAGAAAAGAGTGCTAGTTGAAAAGCATCTGATCAGTCCTTATCTAGCGGGTGCATCAGAAGAATCTGGTGCTCTTATTTCCAAAAATGAACAAGTGTCCATCATGGTGAATGAAGAGGACCATATTCGAATACAATTGTATTTTCCCGGCTTTCAATTAGAAAAAGCATTACAGAAAGCTTTCGAGTTGGATGATTGGTTAGAGGAAAAGGTGGATTACGCGTTTGATGAAAATCGAGGCTATTTAACGAGCTGTCCAACGAATGTTGGAACAGGAATGAGAGCATCGGTTATGATGCACCTTCCGGCTCTTGCTATTACACAAAAAATCAATCGTATGATGCCTGCCATTAACCAGCTTGGATTAGTTGTAAGAGGTATTTACGGTGAAGGTAGTGAAGCATTAGGGAACATTTTTCAAATTTCCAACCAAATTACCTTAGGAAAATCTGAATTGGATATTGTTCAGGATCTTCAAAGTGTCGTGGAAAAGTTGATTGTTCAAGAACGGGAAGCACGTTCAAGATTATTGGATGAAAATGGCATTCAATTGGAAAATCGAATTTTTCGTTCATATGGTGTCTTAGAGCATAGCAGAATCATAGAATCTAAAGAAGCAGCTAGTTGTTTATCTGACGTTCGTTTAGGGATTGATGTCGGATATATAGAAAATATATCGAATACCATTTTAAATGAGCTAATGATTTTAACTCAACCCGGTTTTTTGCAACAATATGCAGGGAAAACACTATCCGCACAAGAAAGAGATATACTACGAGCATCACTTATTCGACAACGCTTTAAACTGGAAAACTAG
- the clpC gene encoding ATP-dependent protease ATP-binding subunit ClpC, with product MMFGRFTERAQKVLALSQEEAVRLGHNNIGTEHILLGLISEGEGIAAKALHSLGLETEKIQEEVEQLIGRGQKVSQTIHYTPRAKKVIELSMDEARKLGHSYVGTEHILLGLIREGEGVAARVLNNLGVSLNKARQQVLQLLGSNESSGGQHGRGGQSATANTPTLDSLARDLTAIAKEGNIDPVIGREKEIERVIQVLSRRTKNNPVLIGEPGVGKTAVAEGLAQQIVNNEIPEILRDKRVMTLDMGTVVAGTKYRGEFEDRLKKVMEEIRQAGNIILFIDELHTLIGAGGAEGAIDASNILKPSLARGELQCIGATTLDEYRKYIEKDAALERRFQPIQVNEPTLEQSIQILKGLRDRYEAHHRVTITDEAIEAAANFSDRYITDRFLPDKAIDLIDEASSKVRLRSYTAPPNLKELEQSLDEIKKEKDAAVQSQEFEKAASLRDSEQRLRDELDKTKDEWKEKQGQESSEVTVEDIASVVSTWTGVPVSKLTKDETERLLNMEEVLHDRVIGQEEAVKSISKAIRRARAGLKDPKRPIGSFIFLGPTGVGKTELARALAESMFGDEDSMIRIDMSEYMERHSTSRLVGSPPGYVGYEEGGQLTEKVRRKPYSVVLLDEVEKAHPEVFNILLQVLEDGRLTDSKGRVVDFRNTILIMTSNVGASELKNNKYVGFSLGDEEANYKDMKSKVMNELKKAFRPEFLNRIDEIIVFHSLEKKHMTDIVTLMAEQLQKRLAEQDIDFKLSDKAIEKIADEGFDPEYGARPLRRSLQKNVEDLLSEELLKENIKQGQKIKIDVNKKGEFTVSGK from the coding sequence ATGATGTTTGGCCGTTTTACAGAAAGAGCACAAAAAGTATTGGCTTTATCCCAAGAAGAAGCTGTGCGGTTAGGTCATAATAATATAGGCACAGAACATATATTGCTTGGATTGATTAGTGAAGGAGAAGGTATCGCTGCAAAAGCCCTTCACTCCCTAGGATTAGAAACAGAAAAAATCCAAGAAGAAGTAGAGCAGTTAATTGGTAGGGGACAAAAGGTGTCCCAAACCATTCACTATACACCGAGAGCGAAGAAGGTTATTGAGCTTTCTATGGATGAAGCGAGAAAGCTTGGTCATTCTTACGTAGGCACAGAGCACATCCTTCTCGGGCTTATACGTGAAGGAGAAGGAGTTGCGGCAAGAGTTTTAAATAACCTAGGTGTAAGCTTAAACAAAGCCCGTCAGCAAGTACTTCAGCTTTTAGGTAGCAATGAGTCTAGCGGTGGTCAACATGGCCGTGGTGGGCAATCGGCAACAGCGAATACGCCTACACTGGATTCTTTAGCACGTGACTTAACGGCAATCGCAAAAGAAGGAAACATTGACCCAGTTATTGGTCGGGAAAAAGAAATTGAGAGAGTTATTCAAGTGCTTAGTCGTAGAACGAAAAACAATCCTGTTCTAATCGGGGAGCCTGGTGTTGGTAAAACTGCTGTCGCCGAAGGGTTAGCGCAGCAGATTGTGAACAACGAAATCCCAGAAATTCTTCGCGATAAACGAGTGATGACCTTAGATATGGGTACCGTTGTTGCTGGTACGAAATATCGTGGGGAATTCGAAGATCGTTTGAAAAAAGTAATGGAAGAGATTCGTCAGGCAGGAAACATCATTTTATTTATCGATGAACTACACACGCTAATTGGAGCTGGTGGAGCAGAAGGTGCGATTGATGCCTCCAACATCTTGAAGCCATCTCTAGCGCGTGGTGAGCTTCAATGTATTGGTGCGACCACACTAGATGAATATCGTAAATACATTGAAAAAGATGCAGCGTTAGAAAGAAGATTCCAACCGATTCAAGTGAATGAGCCGACTTTAGAGCAATCTATTCAAATCTTGAAAGGTCTTCGCGATCGTTATGAAGCACACCACCGTGTAACCATCACGGATGAAGCGATTGAAGCGGCAGCTAATTTTTCTGACCGCTACATTACAGATCGTTTCCTACCAGATAAAGCGATTGACTTGATTGATGAGGCTTCTTCTAAAGTAAGATTACGTTCTTACACAGCTCCACCGAACTTAAAAGAGCTGGAACAAAGCCTAGATGAAATCAAAAAAGAAAAAGATGCAGCGGTTCAAAGCCAAGAATTTGAAAAAGCAGCATCTCTACGTGATAGTGAGCAACGCCTACGTGATGAGTTGGATAAAACAAAGGATGAGTGGAAGGAAAAACAAGGGCAGGAAAGTTCCGAAGTAACCGTAGAAGATATTGCTAGTGTCGTCTCGACTTGGACGGGAGTGCCGGTCTCTAAGTTGACGAAGGATGAAACCGAGCGTTTGTTAAACATGGAAGAAGTCTTGCACGACCGTGTTATCGGCCAAGAAGAAGCGGTGAAGTCGATTTCCAAAGCAATCCGCCGTGCAAGAGCCGGATTGAAAGATCCAAAGCGACCAATTGGTTCCTTTATCTTCTTAGGTCCGACTGGTGTCGGGAAAACAGAGCTTGCAAGAGCTTTAGCGGAATCCATGTTTGGGGATGAAGATTCGATGATTCGTATCGATATGTCTGAATACATGGAAAGACATTCCACTTCACGTCTAGTCGGTTCCCCACCGGGATATGTCGGATATGAAGAAGGTGGTCAGTTAACAGAAAAGGTGAGAAGAAAGCCATATTCTGTTGTCCTATTAGATGAGGTGGAAAAAGCCCATCCGGAAGTATTTAATATCTTGTTACAAGTGTTAGAGGATGGTCGTCTAACTGATTCAAAGGGAAGAGTAGTTGACTTCCGTAATACGATTTTAATCATGACCTCTAACGTAGGGGCAAGTGAGCTGAAGAACAATAAATACGTTGGCTTTAGTTTAGGGGATGAAGAAGCGAATTATAAAGATATGAAATCTAAAGTCATGAATGAATTGAAAAAAGCATTCCGTCCAGAGTTTTTAAACCGTATCGATGAAATTATTGTCTTCCACTCTCTTGAGAAGAAGCATATGACGGATATCGTCACACTCATGGCGGAACAGCTACAAAAGCGTCTGGCTGAACAAGACATCGACTTTAAACTATCAGATAAAGCGATTGAAAAAATTGCCGATGAAGGCTTTGATCCGGAATATGGGGCAAGACCATTACGTCGTTCCCTTCAGAAAAACGTAGAAGATTTATTATCTGAAGAGCTTTTGAAAGAAAACATTAAACAAGGTCAAAAAATAAAAATTGATGTTAATAAAAAAGGTGAATTCACAGTTTCCGGTAAGTAA
- the radA gene encoding DNA repair protein RadA yields the protein MAKKKTRFVCQECGYESPKWMGKCPGCQSWNSLVEEVIASSSGKRHTLVSPPSDSKKPERLTAIASEDTPRIKTNMPEFNRVLGGGVVPGSLVLIGGDPGIGKSTLLLQVSSQLADSSLKVLYISGEESARQTKLRADRLGVTSDNLYVLAETNLVDIVNQIDQLDPDFVVIDSIQTIYREEVTSAPGSVSQVRECTSELMRISKSKGIPIFIVGHVTKEGSIAGPRLLEHMVDAVLYFEGERHHTFRILRGVKNRFGSTNEMGIFEMKEEGLQEVLNPSQIFLEERSQGAAGSTVVASMEGSRPVLVEIQSLISPTSFGNPRRMATGIDHNRVPLLMAVLEKRVGLLLQNQDAYVKVAGGVKLDEPAIDLAVAVSIASSFKDQISKPNDVLIGEVGLTGEVRRVARIDQRVQEAAKLGFKRAIIPKKNLEGWTPPTSIEVIGVNTVQEALKATLGG from the coding sequence TTGGCAAAGAAAAAAACAAGATTTGTTTGTCAGGAATGTGGCTATGAATCTCCGAAATGGATGGGGAAATGCCCTGGATGTCAAAGTTGGAATAGCTTAGTGGAAGAGGTAATAGCATCTTCGAGTGGTAAGAGACATACATTAGTATCTCCGCCTTCCGATAGTAAAAAACCGGAACGGCTCACTGCTATTGCATCTGAGGATACACCGAGAATTAAAACAAACATGCCAGAGTTCAACCGCGTGTTAGGTGGCGGAGTCGTACCAGGATCCCTCGTATTAATCGGTGGAGATCCGGGGATAGGAAAGTCGACTCTACTCTTACAAGTATCCTCCCAGCTGGCAGACAGTTCATTAAAGGTTCTTTATATATCTGGAGAAGAATCTGCGAGACAAACGAAATTAAGAGCGGATCGATTAGGTGTTACATCGGATAACCTCTACGTGTTGGCCGAAACAAACCTCGTCGATATCGTGAATCAAATTGATCAGTTAGATCCAGACTTTGTAGTTATCGATTCTATCCAAACGATTTATCGGGAGGAAGTAACAAGCGCGCCGGGGAGTGTTTCGCAGGTGCGAGAATGTACGAGTGAATTGATGCGAATATCCAAAAGTAAAGGCATTCCTATTTTTATTGTAGGACATGTAACAAAAGAAGGCTCAATAGCGGGTCCAAGATTATTGGAGCATATGGTGGATGCGGTTCTTTATTTTGAAGGAGAGCGACATCACACGTTCCGAATTTTGAGAGGGGTAAAAAACCGTTTCGGGAGTACAAACGAAATGGGAATCTTCGAAATGAAAGAAGAAGGACTACAAGAAGTATTAAATCCTTCGCAAATCTTTTTAGAAGAGCGCTCTCAAGGTGCGGCTGGTTCGACGGTAGTTGCATCCATGGAAGGAAGCAGGCCTGTTCTTGTCGAGATTCAATCGCTGATTTCTCCGACTAGCTTCGGAAATCCACGAAGAATGGCAACAGGCATTGATCATAACCGAGTCCCGTTACTGATGGCCGTGTTAGAAAAAAGAGTTGGCTTACTCTTACAAAATCAAGATGCCTATGTAAAAGTGGCTGGTGGAGTAAAGCTAGACGAGCCCGCTATTGATCTCGCAGTAGCGGTAAGTATTGCTTCCAGCTTTAAGGATCAAATTTCTAAACCGAATGATGTTCTCATAGGAGAGGTTGGTCTAACTGGGGAAGTAAGAAGAGTGGCTAGGATTGACCAACGGGTTCAGGAAGCGGCTAAGCTTGGATTTAAGCGAGCTATTATTCCGAAGAAAAACTTAGAAGGCTGGACACCTCCCACATCTATTGAAGTAATAGGTGTAAACACTGTTCAAGAGGCTTTGAAAGCAACACTGGGAGGGTGA
- a CDS encoding PIN/TRAM domain-containing protein: MLKRIVQLFIIIAGGTIGYLYIPDVLKLLNLANGSWMQSPYVGLFLAAIILYLITFWTVDHIVNFLRWVEETLLKAPVTDLLFGSFGIIIGLVIAYLINIPIKDIKIQLVSQVLPLFLTFILGYLGFQVGFKRRDEFLSLLTIAKKEKDKEKKKESEESDAPSDYSKVKILDTSVIIDGRIADICQTSFLEGTVVIPQFVLEELQHIADSSDVLKRNRGRRGLDVLIRMQKDLPIHLEIYEQDFDDIQEVDSKLVKLAKVVNGIVVTNDFNLNKVCEFQNVQVLNINDLANAVKPVVLPGEELTVQVIKDGKEQNQGVAYLDDGTMIVVEEGKDYIGKTIEVLITSVLQTSAGRMIFAKPKLLEKAL; encoded by the coding sequence GTGCTAAAACGAATCGTGCAATTATTTATTATCATTGCAGGTGGTACCATTGGGTATTTGTATATACCGGATGTATTAAAATTATTAAATCTAGCAAATGGAAGCTGGATGCAATCGCCATATGTGGGTTTGTTTTTAGCAGCTATTATCCTATATCTCATTACATTTTGGACAGTTGATCACATCGTAAACTTCTTACGGTGGGTAGAAGAAACCTTACTGAAAGCACCAGTAACAGATCTTTTATTTGGTAGCTTTGGTATTATTATTGGGCTAGTAATTGCTTATCTCATTAATATTCCAATCAAGGACATTAAAATTCAGTTAGTCTCGCAAGTATTGCCTCTATTTTTGACTTTCATCCTGGGCTATTTGGGCTTCCAGGTAGGGTTTAAACGTAGAGACGAGTTTCTTTCTTTGCTAACGATTGCGAAGAAAGAGAAAGACAAGGAAAAGAAGAAAGAGTCAGAAGAAAGTGATGCCCCTTCCGACTACTCAAAAGTAAAGATCTTAGATACGAGTGTTATTATCGATGGAAGGATCGCAGATATTTGTCAAACTAGTTTTCTAGAAGGAACTGTGGTTATTCCACAATTTGTGTTGGAAGAGCTGCAGCACATTGCGGACTCATCCGATGTCTTAAAACGAAATAGAGGTCGAAGAGGTCTTGATGTTTTAATTCGAATGCAAAAGGATTTACCAATTCATTTAGAGATTTACGAACAAGACTTTGATGACATTCAAGAAGTAGATAGCAAGCTAGTTAAGCTAGCTAAAGTCGTCAATGGTATTGTTGTTACGAACGATTTTAACTTGAACAAAGTATGTGAGTTTCAAAACGTTCAAGTCTTAAACATCAACGACTTAGCGAATGCGGTGAAACCAGTTGTTCTCCCTGGAGAGGAACTTACCGTTCAAGTGATCAAGGACGGGAAGGAACAAAACCAAGGTGTCGCGTATTTAGACGATGGTACGATGATTGTCGTGGAAGAAGGAAAAGATTATATTGGAAAAACGATTGAAGTTTTAATTACGAGTGTCCTTCAAACATCAGCGGGTCGTATGATTTTCGCGAAACCTAAATTACTTGAAAAAGCGCTATAA